The genomic interval GAGCCAGGCGCTGATGCAGGGCAAGACACGTGAAGAAGCCGAGGCCGAACTGCGCAGCAAAGGCCTGAACGAAGCGGACATCGAGAAGCTGGCCCCGCATAAGGTGATCCCGGGCAACCGCCCTAGCAACACCCTGGTAGTGGAGCGCATCAGCCCACGCCGCCTCGGCGCGCTGGTGGCAATGTATGAGCACAAGGTGTTCGTGCAGAGCGTCATCTGGGGCATCAACGCCTTTGACCAGTGGGGCGTGGAGCTGGGCAAAGAGCTGGGCAAGGGTGTGTACCAACGCCTGGTTGGCACCCTGGAAGACAGCGCCGAAGACGGCTCCACCCAAGGCCTGATCAACTACTTCCGCGGCCGTCACCGCGGGTGATCTAACGCCTGCACGGGGCTCTTCGCGGGTAAACCCGTTCCCACAGGTACTGCACAAGTTCCAAGCATCGTGCGGTCCCTGTGGGAGCGGGTTCACCCGCGAAGAGGCCAGCACAGGTTGAACACCGCTCCCAGCTACACTGTCCTATCGAATAGCCGTTGCAGTCCATCGCCCCTTACAAGAGCAGGACCACCCGCCATGTTCGATATCCGCAATTACCCCCAGGCACTGGCCGTCAGCCAGTCTGCCACCCTCACCCCCGACGACTACCGCCGCCTCTACCGCCAGTCAGTCGACGACCCTGACACCTTCTGGGCCGAACAGGCCAAGCGCCTTGACTGGGTCAAGCCCTGGTCAAGCGTGCAGCAATGCGACTTGAACACCGGCAAGGCTCGCTGGTTCGACGGCGCTCAGCTCAACGTCAGCTACAACTGCATCGACCGTCACCTGGCCCAGCGCGCAGAGCAAACCGCGCTGCTGTGGGAAGGCGACGATCCCCACGACGCCAAGGCCATCACCTACCGCGAACTGCACCGCCAGGTCTGCCGCCTGGCCAATGCGATGAAGGCCCGCGGCGTGAAAAAAGGCGACCGGGTATGCATCTACATGCCGATGATCCCCGAAGCCGCCTTCGCCATGCTCGCCTGCACCCGCATCGGTGCCATCCACTCGGTGGTGTTCGGCGGTTTCTCCCCCGACGCCCTGCGTGACCGCATCCTCGACGCCGATTGCCGCACTGTGATCACCGCCGATGAAGGCGTGCGCGGTGGCAAGCGCATCCCGCTGAAGCAGAACGTCGACAAGGCCCTGGCCAGCTGCCCCGCGGTCAGCAGCGTGTTCGTGGTACGCCGCACCGGCAGCGATGTGAGCTGGGCCGAAGGCCGCGACGTCTGGTACCACGAGGTGACCGACAAAGCCGGCGACGACTGCCCACCCGAGCCGATGGAGGCCGAAGACCCGCTGTTCATCCTCTACACCTCCGGCAGCACCGGCAAACCCAAAGGCGTGCTGCACACCACCGGCGGCTACCTGCTGCAGGCGACGATGACCTTCAAGGTAGTGTTCGATTACCGCGACGGCGAGGTGTTCTGGTGCACCGCCGACGTAGGCTGGGTTACCGGCCACAGCTACATCGTCTATGGCCCGCTGGCCAATGGCGCGATCTCGCTGATGTTCGAAGGCGTGCCCAACTACCCGGACACCTCGCGCTTCTGGCAAGTGGTGGACAAGCATCAGGTGAACATCTTCTACACCGCACCGACCGCCCTGCGCGCACTGATGCGCGAGGGGTCCGCACCGCTGCAGGGCACTTCGCGCAAAAGCCTGCGCCTGCTGGGCAGCGTCGGCGAGCCGATCAACCCCGAAGCTTGGGAATGGTATTTCGAGGAAGTGGGGCAAAAACGCTGCCCCATCGTCGATACCTGGTGGCAGACCGAAACTGGGGGCATCATGCTCACCCCGCTTCCCGGCTCGCAATCGCTCAAGCCCGGCTGCGCCACTCAGCCCATGTTCGGCGTGCAACCCGCACTGCTGGACGAAAAAGGCCAGCTGATCGAAGGCCCCGGCGCTGGCCTGCTGGTCATCAAGGCCAGCTGGCCTGGCCAGATCCGCAGCGTCTATGGCGACCACCAGCGCATGGTCGACACTTACTTCAAGCCCATGCCCGGCTATTACTTCACCGGCGACGGAGCCCGCCGCGATGCCGATGGCGACTACTGGATCACCGGGCGCATCGACGATGTGATCAACGTGTCAGGGCACCGCATCGGCACCGCTGAAGTGGAAAGCGCGCTGGTGCTGCATGACCGCGTCGCCGAGGCAGCGGTGGTCGGTTACCCTCACGACCTGAAGGGCCAGGGCGTGTACGCCTTCGTCACGCCCATGAATGGCGTGACCCCGGACGATGCGCTCAAGGCCGAGCTGCTGGCCCTGGTCAGCAAGGAAATCGGCAGTTTCGCCAAGCCCGAGCTGATTCAGTGGGCGCCCGCATTGCCCAAGACCCGCTCAGGCAAGATCATGCGGCGTATACTGCGCAAAATCGCCTGCAACGAGCTGGACAACCTTGGCGATACCTCGACCCTGGCCGACCCCAGCGTGGTACAGGGCCTGATCGATAAACGCCTCAACCAGTAACCGGCGGCCACTGTCCATGGCCGCCCTGAACCTCAGGTCGCCATGGAAGCCCTTCGTCGCCGCATCGAAACCCAGGTCATGAGCCTCACCGGGCTGGCCCTCGGCCAGCTCGACCTGGAATCGCCCAAGGGCGACCCGGGCCTGTTCGGCCCGCACAGCATCAGCTGGCAGGTACATGGCGACTTCCCCAGCATGCTGGTCGGTGGCATCAGCGCGCTGATGCTGCAGCTGCTGCATCCGCTGGCCCTGGCCGGCGTGTGGGACCACTCCAATTTCCGTGAAGACCTGCTCGGCCGCCTGCGCCGCACCAGCCAGTTCATTTCCGGTACCACCTTTGGTGCCACCGGCGATGCCGAATGGCTGATCGACAAGGTGCGCACCATTCACCTGCAGGTCACCGGCACGGCACCGGACGGCCGCCCCTACGCAGCCAGCGATCCGGACCTGCTGACCTGGGTGCATGTGGCGGAGGTCAGCAGTTTCCTCGCCGCCCACCTGCGTTATCGCAACCCGCACCTGCCGCGCACCGAGCAGGATGCCTATTACAACGAAATCGCCCTGATCGCCGAGCGCCTTGGCGCCCGTGACGTGCCACGTTCGTGTCAGCAGGTCGAAGACTACCTGCAACGCATGCGCCCGCAGCTGCATTGCGATACGCGCAGCCATGAAGTCATACAGATCCTGCTCGACGCCCCTGCCCCCAGCCGCCTGGCACAGCCAGTTGGCAAGCTGATGCTGCACGCCGGTATCGACCTGCTGCCGGGCTGGGCACAGGCCATGCTCGGCCTGCAGCACGGAGCCTTGCAACAGCGCCTGATTCGCCTGGGCCTGCAACGCACCGCACCGGTACTGCGCTGGGCCATGCGCGACGGCTCGGCGCATCGGGCCAAACGGCGCATGGGCATCGAATGAGGCCAAGTGGTCGCGCCTGCGGAACTGATTTAACGTGCCATACTCCAAGCACTCCTGCTTAGACAGACGAAGCGACACATGTACAAAGGACTGACTCGCGCCGCCGGCGCAATCGTGGCCCTGGTAGCCCTCTATAGCCTGCTCGGCTTCCTCATTCTTCCTGGTGTCGCGCTGCGCGTCGCCAACCAGCAGTTGGCCCAGTACGCCACCGTGCCGGCCCACCTCGAACGGATCGAACTCAACCCCTTCAGCCTTGAGCTGACGCTGTGGGGCCTGCAGATCGGCGAGCCGGGCAAGGAGCAGGTCGGTTTCGAGCGTCTGTACGCTAACGTTTCGCTCGACAGCCTGTGGACCAAAGCCCTGCATGTGCAAGCGGTGGAACTGGACAAACCACGCAACGAGGTGCTGTTCGCCAAGGACG from Pseudomonas fortuita carries:
- the acs gene encoding acetate--CoA ligase, producing MFDIRNYPQALAVSQSATLTPDDYRRLYRQSVDDPDTFWAEQAKRLDWVKPWSSVQQCDLNTGKARWFDGAQLNVSYNCIDRHLAQRAEQTALLWEGDDPHDAKAITYRELHRQVCRLANAMKARGVKKGDRVCIYMPMIPEAAFAMLACTRIGAIHSVVFGGFSPDALRDRILDADCRTVITADEGVRGGKRIPLKQNVDKALASCPAVSSVFVVRRTGSDVSWAEGRDVWYHEVTDKAGDDCPPEPMEAEDPLFILYTSGSTGKPKGVLHTTGGYLLQATMTFKVVFDYRDGEVFWCTADVGWVTGHSYIVYGPLANGAISLMFEGVPNYPDTSRFWQVVDKHQVNIFYTAPTALRALMREGSAPLQGTSRKSLRLLGSVGEPINPEAWEWYFEEVGQKRCPIVDTWWQTETGGIMLTPLPGSQSLKPGCATQPMFGVQPALLDEKGQLIEGPGAGLLVIKASWPGQIRSVYGDHQRMVDTYFKPMPGYYFTGDGARRDADGDYWITGRIDDVINVSGHRIGTAEVESALVLHDRVAEAAVVGYPHDLKGQGVYAFVTPMNGVTPDDALKAELLALVSKEIGSFAKPELIQWAPALPKTRSGKIMRRILRKIACNELDNLGDTSTLADPSVVQGLIDKRLNQ
- a CDS encoding oxygenase MpaB family protein; amino-acid sequence: MEALRRRIETQVMSLTGLALGQLDLESPKGDPGLFGPHSISWQVHGDFPSMLVGGISALMLQLLHPLALAGVWDHSNFREDLLGRLRRTSQFISGTTFGATGDAEWLIDKVRTIHLQVTGTAPDGRPYAASDPDLLTWVHVAEVSSFLAAHLRYRNPHLPRTEQDAYYNEIALIAERLGARDVPRSCQQVEDYLQRMRPQLHCDTRSHEVIQILLDAPAPSRLAQPVGKLMLHAGIDLLPGWAQAMLGLQHGALQQRLIRLGLQRTAPVLRWAMRDGSAHRAKRRMGIE